In Pongo abelii isolate AG06213 chromosome 5, NHGRI_mPonAbe1-v2.0_pri, whole genome shotgun sequence, the DNA window CCATGTATTTTCACTATGAGGAAAGGTAAAGAGGCAGCTGGGCTTTATCGCTGTAGAGGCCCTTCACTGCCACCTGACCTCGACCCCAAGTCAGGGCCCTCTCCATGCCCCTAGGGAGACTCTGCAAGGATTCAGAGCCATGCATTTTGCCCTGGGACTCTCAACATTAGCCTGGTCTCTAAGCCTGAGGCTCTTCAGTTCTTCACAGCATTGTACTGTAGATTTATCCAGAGTCCCAGGTCCCCACGGTAAGGCAATTTTAAGTTTACCCTCTCTTCAGATCCAGAGGTTAACATGACAAGAAATTCAAAGCTGTTTCCAGGTTGCTGGGTGGATGTGATCAAGATTGTTCTGTAGTCCCTTTGGGCTGCATGATCTTCTAATGCATAGGGCAAGTCATCAATATTTCCACAGGGAGTCATCTTAGGTATTTtaggaattaaattattttcttcccaaGATTAGTGTTTAGGAACTGGGTCAGTGAAGCACTATCAAATTATGGAAAGCGTTAAATCTGCAGATAGTTTCCACAGTTAATTAAGTTAGTTCTCGGTCCCCGGAGATACATGCACTATTTTCCTAAAATCACCGCTTCAGGGAGGTCACGAGATCATGGAAATATGAACCTATCCTTTGCCATAGTTTATTCACTTATCTCCATGGAAATTAAAGGGCAAGGGGGAAAATGAGCTAATAGGTGTTTCTTACCTATAAGTGTTTGGTCAAGCTCCACCTGCCGGCATTTTTTATCAACCTATCAATGTACTCCCCAAGGAATGGGAATTAAGGGGCAGAAATATCCAAGCACTTCTGGGAAACTTCAAAAAAATGCACGTGACGTTTGGCAGTGTCTGGTCTCTTCAACTACTCAGCCTTGAGGGTGTTGTGGATAGACATGCCCTTCTCCATACATTCTTGGTTTCTCTGATACCTGCAAAAGGTGAATGATTTCCCCGATGTAAAACAACAGCTAAAATTGATACCGACATCAACCACAAACGGAAAAAGCAGTGTTATTTCTGGTTTTAACAGAAGACAATcatgttatcctcagcaaatggCACATTCATGTGGCAAGGATAAGGGAATACAGTAATgacgaaaaaaagaaaaaaaaaccctgctctAGTGGAGCTTCCATTCTAGCTGaggtagggtttttttttgtttgcttgtttgtgtttttgttttgttttaatcctaTCCAGATGGTCCACGGCCTGCCACGCCATCTTCCTTCTCAAAGCCCACCTAGGTGGCTGCAAGCAACCTCTCACCTGCCCATTCCCTAAGTCACTAAAAATAGCAAAGGGTTTCCAGCTGAGAAttcacccacccccacctcactcCCTTGCCCCCAACCTTTTCAGGCTCCAAACTTGCAGACAGCAGCCCACAGGACAGGCATAATAGGTGGGGCAGGTCCTTGCCCCAGATGAAATCAGGGTAAGGAGAGGGTCCCCTgcagctggggaggggaggaggttgGGTAAGAAAGGAGGAAAGTGGGACATGGAGGTGGGGTGAGCCACCTTCCCTGGCAGCGACCAGCGTTCCTTGGTGGCAGGACACCTTGGCCCTGGAGATGCCTGAAGAGGCCTCCCTTGGACTCTGTAGCGACCACAGGTCCCACCTCAACCCTCCTTGGGTTTACCTTCCCCATCAAATAGTCATGTGCCCTCCTGCCCTGCCCAACCCCAGCGTTCCAGAGAGAATAACATTCATCACGAACGCTTTTTATCCCTGGCCAAATCCAAGCCTCTTTACCtcgccatatatatatatatatatatatatatatatatatatatatatatatatatttgtcccATCCCACTTCCCTCTCCAGGTCTAGGGAACCATCAACTCCAAGGCTAGAGCTGAGCAGACCCCTCCAGAAAGGCTCACCTCCCAAAAAGAAGCCATTCCCCACCTGGCTCCCGAGGCGCATACTTAATAAAGTCAGTCTAATCTCCGAACGCGATCCTTccccaaatacaaaaataacagagCTGTGGATGGGGCTGTCATGTTGCCCGCCCCATTGTGAATGCCTTCAAAACTCCCTGAATAAAGATAAGAGAGGATTGTGTACGTTTTCAACACAAATGGtggaaagtaataaaataaacatcaaaggTGAGCTCCCACCTACTAGCGGCTCCGTCGCTTTTTGTGCAACAAAGGCAGGAAAAAGGAGGAAACTCGGCGTGGCAGGGCAGCGGGCTGGAAGCGCACCTTCCCGGGGGCCGAGGCGCCCGCTCCCTGGACTAATGACGCCGCGTGGGGATCACGCCCCGGGCGCCCTGGGGTGGGGAACGGTCCCCCCTTTGGAGATTGTCCGACACTGGTGCCAGTGAGGTCACAGCAGAAGTCCCAAAGGAATATTGGAAAGAAACGGCCGAGAACTGGTGTGTTCTTGCCCCCGCCCCCGGGAACACGCCCTCCCCGTCGTTCCTGTTGACTGTCAGATCCCGGGAACCAAGCGGCGGAGCTCGGCGGCGTCTGAGGCTTCCGCAGGGACACAAGTGCAGGCAGAGCCCAGCACCCTGCGCCAGACACAGCCGCCCCAGGGGAAGGGGAGGACGCTGCTGTCCTCCCCCAGGAGTCACCAGCcaggtaaagaaaaaaagtaagacaaaagaaaagtgaaagtcGGAGCCCACTTAGTGAACAAGAGTCAAGGTCATCCAAAAAGGCGCATACAATTTCAAGCCCAGGAGTGTATTCATTAAAACAAGAGGAAAAGACAAGATGGTCCTTGAAAGGAGCTCATAGGAAGGGGCACAGCAGAAGGCTCCCGAAAGAGGTCACTGCAAAGTGTCCTGCGCAATTTCTGTTCAGCACCTCTGCAGTGACGACAGGGGTTTGCTTTCGTAAGCAGCATCGTTTTCACTACTACAGAAGCACATAGGCCGCGTGCAGCTTTAGGCCCGAGCAAAGTCCCTGCTCCCCTAAACCCAGTCCCTTCAGGTGTCCCCCTAGGGGAACTGTGGCGTGTCCCCCCAACCAGGCGCACTCGCCTAAACTGCGTCCAAGAACTCCAGGGCGCAGGGAGCCCTCGCGGGCTGCCCGGGGCTGGGGCCCACACCTGAACGCAGGAGCCGGCGGGCGGAGCGGCCCCGcgcgcgcacacacgcacactcacagaCACGCGCAAACCCACAGCGGCGCGCGCGCTCCCCATTGGCGGGAGGAGGAAGGCGGGGCCAGCAGACCCAAAACAAACAACCTGCTCCAGCGACTTTGCCGCCGCGCTGCAGTGTGGCCTCCGCCTGGTGCGCGCCCGttggggagctggggagccgcCACCACCTCGGCCACCTCgttcccccaccccttgccgtccgcgcccaggccccgcccccgcgGAGCCGCCGCAGGGTTATATTGGGCCGGCCCGAAGGTGGAGGCGAGACGCAGCCGCGGCAGGCCAGCTGGGAGATGCTGCCCCGGAGGCTGGGGGCGGGAAGGCGGCTGCGGGCGCAGCGGCCTCGGGGACTCGCCTCCGCGGGTGCTCAAGGCTGAAGGCGCCGGACCCTCCCCCACAGTGGCACGCACATCATCCGGCACCATTTCCGTGCCCCGAAGACGCCAGCACGGGACCTGGGACTGCCAGTGAAGAAACCCTCCTGGGCTCTTTAACGAGCAGCAGATGCGCATGCTGCTTCTCTCCGGCAGGAAAGCCTTCTAAGCCCGGCGTGCTCGGGCACCCGAGGGTGGAACCGCGGCCCCTGCACACACCCCAAAGTCTCAACGTCGAACCGAAGGCGACACCCACCCAACTCCTCCCTCTCCGCCCCATAGTCCACCCAACACTTACAGCCCCTCCAAAGAAAAAGCCCAGCGGAAGAGGACTCCGGAAAAGTGACTGTCTCGGAAGACCAGGGTAGAGCTCCCGGGAGAAAAAGGCGAAGAGCCCCGGCCCCGGATCGCCATCCCCTTCCCTGGCACCAGCTTCCCTAGGCTGCGCGAAGGAAGAGGGTACGACGCCGGGGAGGGACTGGGTGCGCGGGCATGAAGTTGGAGGTGTTCGCCCCTCGCGCGGCCCACGGGGACAAGCAGGGCAGTGACCTGGAGGGCGCGGGCGGCAGCGACGCGCCGTCCCCGCTGTCGGCGGCGGGAGACGACTCCCTGGGCTCAGATGGGGACTGCGCGGCCAACAGCCCGGCCGCGGGCGGCGGCGCCAGAGATCCGCCGGGCGACGGCGAACAGAGTGCGGGAGGCGGGCCGGGCGCGGAGGAGGCGATCCcggcagcagctgctgcagcGGTGGTGGCGGAGGGCGCGGAGGCCGGGGCGGCGGGGCCGGGCGCGGGCGGCGCGGGGAGCGGCGAGGGCGCACGCAGCAAGCCGTATACGCGGCGGCCCAAGCCCCCCTACTCGTACATCGCGCTCATCGCCATGGCCATCCGCGACTCGGCGGGCGGGCGCTTGACGCTGGCGGAGATCAACGAATACCTCATGGGCAAGTTCCCCTTTTTCCGCGGCAGCTACACGGGCTGGCGCAACTCCGTGCGCCACAACCTTTCGCTCAACGACTGCTTCGTCAAGGTGCTGCGCGACCCCTCGCGGCCCTGGGGCAAGGACAACTACTGGATGCTCAACCCCAACAGCGAGTACACCTTCGCCGACGGGGTCTTCCGCCGACGCCGCAAGCGCCTCAGCCACCGCGCGCCGGCCCCCGCGCCCGGGCTGCGGCCCGAGGAGGCCCCGGGCCTCCCCGCCGCCCCACCGCCCGCGCCTGCCGCCCCGGCCTCGCCCCGCATGCGCTCGCCCGCCCGCCAGGAGGAGCGCGCCAGCCCCGCGGGCAAGTTCTCCAGCTCCTTCGCCATCGACAGCATCCTCAGCAAGCCCTTCCGCAGCCGCCGCCTCAGGGACACGGCCCCCGGGACGACGCTTCAGTGGGGCGCTGCGCCCTGCCCGCCGCTGCCCGCGTTCCCCGCGCTCCTCCCCGCGGCGCCCGGCAGGGCCCTGCTGCCGCTCTGCGCGTACGGCGCGGGCGAGGCGGCGCTGATGGGCGCGCGCGGGGCCGAGGTGCCACCGACCGCGCCGCCCCTCCTGCTTGCACCTCTCTCGGCCGCGGCCCCCGCCAAGCCACTCCGAAGCCCGGCGGCCGGCGGCGCGCACCTGTACTGCCCCCTGCGGCTGCCCGCAGCCCTGCAGGCGGCCTCAGTCCGCCGCCCTGGCCCGCACCTGCCGTACCCGGTGGAGACGCTCCTAGCCTGAGTCGCGCCGCGGGGCCCGGGATCGCCGAGTGCGCGCCGTCGGGGAGGCGGGAACACGGGCCCGCGGACTTTGCACTTTCAATCCAgaggaaaatgaatttttaaaatctccatcAGACGTGCCTTAAAGCTAAAGCATTTTGACAGGAGTATTTGAACTTAGTCCAGGATATTTTCCCTTGTCTTTTATAACTTTACAGAGGACCAAAGCAATTCTTGTTTTAGTTTCTTTGCGAAGCCTGCCCCTCCTTCCCTTCATAAggactttttttgtctttctttaacGCCCAGGCTTCGTCTTATTTCCACTGTTTTTGTCGCACCTTCCATTGATTTatgtccctcccttccctcctaaGTACATCAGGGAACTTTTCCACACTATAAATGATATGACTACTGTTTCGGGTTTCTGGGCCCCCATCCGTGTACGTATGTGGCATTTCCAGGTATGATTGAGTGTGAGAGACATGTCAGAGGCTCTTCAGTGATTTCTTGCTATTGACCAATGCTTCACTgtgccaaaagagaaaaaaaaatgttgggttttgtaattaaattatttatatatttttgaaacctGAATTGAAAATGTTGCAGGCAACGGGCTACAGCTTTATTAGTGGTTCTCTAACTGTGGTCTCCTTGGGCCAAGTAAtttctttaaaggaaaagttGATTATGTATGTGGGGTGCCAGGACCACTGCCACTTGAAAGCaagtgtgatttttatttttaatattattttatttgtgtctGTGTACATATTCGTGTATAAATTTTATGAAACTCAAGCATagtgcttattttttaataaaactcaCAACTGACAACACATTGTGATGATGGGTTGGAAGTGGAGAGATTTTATGTCTGTTCCCCCTCCCAAAAAAATGGGCTCAGGTTTTGGTCTCAAGAAACTTCCTttggagataaaaatattttcctgaataATTCGATAAAGGTATTATAGAATGGGCTTGCAGATTTCCTTATGAGATACATTGCTAGACAAATTTCCAGATAGGACTTCCATTCATGggctttttaaaacttgaaaaacaaTTACTCCTCTAATTAGTCACCTAAGCGCTTCCAGAACAAATGAGAGGGAAGTGTCCCTCTCTCCCCCAAGAATCCTTTAGCAGGCAAGTTGAGCTCTTAATAAGCCTAGAGTCAAACAGATATTTTCAGGTAAATTGGTTCTGATTTGGGGCTCAAAAAGTTGGAGCCCCAACTTTTTTGACAACTTTTTTGTCATAAGACTATCTTAAAACATCAAAGGTGTCTTCAGGGCAATTTCAAGAGCAATTTAAATGTCATAGTGTTTTTGTCAAAACAAAACCACCTTTTTAGGAATGCAAAAGTTCAATTGGGTGTGAACCAATGGGTAGTATTTTTTTCActcttccctcatctgtaaagatTTCACTTGAAGCAGTGGCAGTGTCCTGCCTGTTTCAATTGCAGTCTGAAGAGAAAATGCCACctggagaaagggagagacagttTCCCCTGTTATAAATGTAAGGGAGGATTTTCATCAGTGGGAGTACCAGGGTGAACACCTGTTCTACAGTAGGTTCCTAGGCAATACAGTTTTAACAATGCATGGATTGCAAAATTCTAGAGAGTAATACAAACTGTGGGAAATGCAGAGACTAGAAACAGGCCTCACTGCCATGGCTGCCATTCTTGGGTAGATCCCATCTTACCCAGGACAGGAGGATGATTTGAGCTCTACATACAATGAGGTGGGGAAGGAGGGTGGCGTTTATTTCAGGATGCTCTCTTTTGGCAGGAATGGGAGAGAAAAAATCTTCCCTAAGTCCGGTTAACAGATGATGAGTCTTGACTGATTTGGATTACATCTACTTAGTAATCATAAAGAGTGATAATAATAGGGTTGAATTACGGCAAGAGGTAGACATTTGCACCCACAGGGCCAATAATCCAACCCCAAATAAACCTGAAACAGACCAGCAACTAGGGGCAGGGGACAACGGGTTCCCTGGGTAGGAATGATCAGACCTCAACATGTTGCTTCCCTCTTCAAAACACATGGAGGAGAGAATGCGGGAGAGCAGGGAGTCAGCCAGCTCTGTCCTTCCCACCTCTGGTTCCAGGGGACCATGTCTCTCCCACAGTGTGCCTCACCCACAGAGGCAAAGTGCAGCCTACTTTAACATCTTTTTTGTAAAgccactgttttcttttctgcacTGATACGTGAAGACAGTCCTGCAAAGGGAGATTTAAAGTCGCTTCTGATTTATTCGTGTTAACACACAAACAGCAAAGTGAAAGACAAAGGTAGTGTTCCAAAAATCACAGCTGTTCCGCCCtcccctcaaaagaaaaaataaatccttcCTTGCTAATGAACACCCTGGAGTCTGGTAGAATGCTGTCCCCTCCTAGCTTCTGGTCCCCTTCTTTGTTTCCCCAGGGACTGTAAGGGTTTCTAAAAAATTGTCAGAGTCGCTTGAGTTTTGCACCCCTGTTTCATGACCAGTTCCAAGCTCAGTATCCCACGGCTAGAAGGACAATCACACTgggcgggcggggcggggggaTTGGAGGGTCCTGGGCTGTCGCCCCCTCCCAgtccctccttcacacacccagCCCCGGGGAGTTTCGGTTTCTCAGTGCTGGGTCGGAGGCAGCCCAGAAGGAAAGGCGACGGCACAGCTCCCGTTTTCTCAACGAACGCAGGAAGCTGCACAGCTGCTTTTAGTTCAGGCGAAGCTGGAATTCCGCGGGAGCGCACGTCGCGGCAGGCATGCCGGCCTTCGGAGGGGCTGCTCGGTCCGGCTGCAGGACCCTGCGCTCAGGCAGCAGCCTCGCGGTGGCGGGGGAATCTCTCGAGCTCAACAGCTCCTTCCAGCATCTGCCCAGAAAACTGCATTCCTCGCAGGCGCGGGAGGAGGGTTCGGGGCTCACTGTGCCCAGGCCCCCCGGCCTGGCCGCACCCAAGTGGCCCCCCACGCCAAGGGCAGGGCTCGCGCCCCTCCTCCCGCCCCCTCCTCCAGCCCACCCCTTCCCCCGCccgctcctctctcctcccctcgcCCCAGCGCGCCCATCCCGGGCGAAGGCCCCCGGCCCCAGCTGCGCAAACACCAGGCTAGGGGGCACCCGAGTGACCCGCGGCCGACGCGGGGGGCGCGGGATGCGGGGTGTGGGCGAGGGGTGTGTTTGGTTTGCGAATCGCCCTTTGACACCTGTCAGTCCTGCCTGGAGCTGCAGCTGTGGGGCCAGGGCTCGGTGGATCCCTTTTCAAAGAAACCCATGTTGGCCCTCCACAGCCGTCGCCGGCCCGCCCTGTCGGCGCCTTTAAACTGCCGCCGTCCCCTTCCACCCCGTCCAAAACCCCTCCAGGCCGCAGTGGGCAGTTGGGTGGGGAGAAGTGCACAGCGGCGCCGCCGTCCCCGCCCAGCCTGGTCTCTGCGCGAGCGCCCGAGGCCTTTCTGGTCCGCCCGGCCAGGCCCTCTCTGCAGACAGGGACCAAGTCGGCTGCATGTGGGGGCTGAAAACGTCCTGGGAAGCGACGCGCTCGGTGCCATCAGTTTCCTCGGTTAGAAGCCTCCTTTCTGCTTAGAACACGGTTCCCGCCAGTGCGGGAAGCATATGGGGCTGCGTGGCCAACGGGCCCTGGTCACCCTGCGCCTCCGCTGCCTGCGAGTGAGCCCGGGGGGTGAAAAGCTTCAACCATCCCAGGGTGGACTCTAAGCCCTTTAGCTGTGGATAAAGAACCTAACTAGGTCCCCTCTGGACTTGTGCCTCAGATTCTTGACCCCAcataaattctcaaaaaaaaaaaaaaaatcggaaaGTCCCACCCCCAACAAATAAAGATGCGCTCCTAGGGTGCCCCAGGGTGTAGCCCGCTCATTCTGAAGCATCCCTAAGGAGAAGCATCTGTGTCCATTCTGGTTCCCCTGTTGCACAGTTTCacaaatctgttattttttctgcCTCAGGAATGTGttttcacacacaaaatacaaagcTAAACTCATCGACTGTCTTGGATCAACGCACACACTTTCAAGCTCAGTAAGAAACCCTAATTTTGCATCGGAGAAAATGGGGTCCCACAGTGTGTCTTTACATATTCCTAGTGGCAGACCTGGGTCTGAAACCCAGAGGTTCCAGCTCCCAGCTCAGAATTCTTTCAATTGTAACACAGTGATCCAGAGAGTGCAGACCCAAACATACCATGCCCTGAACTTAGTTGAACCATTCAGATAATTGTCTCAATTCACTTTTATTACAATGGTCGTCGGATTCCCCATGCAGATAAATGGTTTCCGCCGCTATAAGAATTTGTCTCTTGTACCTTCCGCTTCACTCAGGACTAGCTTTTTCTAGAGGAGAGACTACATCGCCCTGGGAGACGTGCATGTGCCCATCTAGACCCTTCAGCTTCCATGTATCAGGCGATGCAGCCCCCTACAGGAACGGTGACACTGTTTGCTCTCACTTCCGCAGCGTGCCAGATACAAACCCCCTCAAGGGCTACAAGCAGAATTATGCTTAGAAAGGGGTCtgcagaggccgggcgcagtggctcatgcctgtaatcccagcactttgggaggccaaggcgggcagatcacctgagacaggaagttcaagactagcctgaccaacatggagaaaccccgtcactactaaaaatacaaaattagccgggcatggtggtgcatgcctgtaatcccagctattcaggaggctgaggcaggagaatcacttgaactctggaggcagaagttgcggtgaaccggatcgtgccattgaactccagcctgggcaacaagagggaaactgtctcagaaaagaaaagaaaagaagaaggagaaagaaggaaggaaggaaagaaagaaggaagagagagagagaaagaagaaagaaagaaagaaagaaagaaagaaagaaagaaagaaagaaagaaggaaggaaagaaagaaagaaagagaaagaaaaaggaagaaaggggtcTGCAGGGAACCTGGGATGACCCAGCAGTTCCTGCTCTCTGATGACACACACTTACAGGTGGGGACTCCTCATCAAACAACCCTCCTGTtttcccacaacaggccccaaacAACAAAAATGGCCTTTTTCCCATattgaggagaaaggagaacTTCTTAGAATAATTCACTTCCCTTTTTTAgcttaaaaaaatgcaaattcaatGCATTCATGTGACTGATAACTTCCTAGGTATTAGGAGACTTGGTTGGCAACAATGTACAAAGattctgcttttctctttattaattttttaaaaattcttttgactACAATATCTGAGTTGCCTCAGTTCTAGAAAGGAGACCAGGAAGAGTCCTTCAACAATTCTTTCCTGCTTTTAAACAGCA includes these proteins:
- the FOXQ1 gene encoding forkhead box protein Q1, yielding MKLEVFAPRAAHGDKQGSDLEGAGGSDAPSPLSAAGDDSLGSDGDCAANSPAAGGGARDPPGDGEQSAGGGPGAEEAIPAAAAAAVVAEGAEAGAAGPGAGGAGSGEGARSKPYTRRPKPPYSYIALIAMAIRDSAGGRLTLAEINEYLMGKFPFFRGSYTGWRNSVRHNLSLNDCFVKVLRDPSRPWGKDNYWMLNPNSEYTFADGVFRRRRKRLSHRAPAPAPGLRPEEAPGLPAAPPPAPAAPASPRMRSPARQEERASPAGKFSSSFAIDSILSKPFRSRRLRDTAPGTTLQWGAAPCPPLPAFPALLPAAPGRALLPLCAYGAGEAALMGARGAEVPPTAPPLLLAPLSAAAPAKPLRSPAAGGAHLYCPLRLPAALQAASVRRPGPHLPYPVETLLA